One window of Salvia splendens isolate huo1 unplaced genomic scaffold, SspV2 ctg949, whole genome shotgun sequence genomic DNA carries:
- the LOC121791875 gene encoding probable cyclic nucleotide-gated ion channel 14 isoform X1 yields MHSPFHNHGLQETEASQNEEKRNLDEKNGVHSLEKQLPVYKNSKTPWKSEGGYGEKGPKFGRSKVFPECQEPEKIRILDPGSDVVLKWNRIFLCSCLVALFVDPLFFYLPSVLNQGSGTSSCMHIDLNLGIIVTCFRTLADVLYLLHVLIKFRTAYVSPRSRVFGKGELVMDLDQIAKRYLRSEFFIDAIAALPLPQIVIWTILPAIRSSHADHTNNALILIVLLQYVPRLYLIFPLSSQIIKATGVVTKTAWAGAAYNLLLYMLASHVLGASWYVLSIQRHATCWKSACTVEMNTTSCSLGFLDCSALYHSDRVKWVNSTHVFRRCNPGDTTYFNYGIFGNAVANNVVSSDFVEKYFYCLWWGLQNLSSYGQTLATSTFIGETLFAILIAIFGLVLFAHLIGNMQTYLQSITVRLEEWRLKRRDTEEWMRHRQLPQDLQQRIRRFTQYKWLATRGVNEESILRGLPTDLCRDIQRHLCLDLVRRVPFFSQMDSQLLDAICERLVSSLSTQGTYIVREGDPVTEMLFIIRGTLESSTTNGGRTGFFNSTILRPGDFCGEELLSWALLPRSTLNLPSSTRTVRSFTEVEAFVLRAEDLKFVANQFRRLHSKKLQHTFRYYSHHWRTWAACFIQVAWRRHKKRTTAKSLSMKESFCVSDEGHYSHDENDKEEDESAACILSQPAMQSLGVTILASRFAANTRRGALKAKNVQLPKLQKPEEPDFSADPDDD; encoded by the exons ATGCATTCACCGTTTCACAACCATGGACTTCAAGAAACAGAAGCAAGTCAG AATGAGGAAAAAAGGAATCTTGATGAGAAAAATGGGGTTCACAGCCTTGAAAAGCAACTACCTGTGTACAAAAACTCAAAAACCCCATGGAAATCTGAAGGTGGATATGGGGAAAAGGGTCCCAAATTTGGTAGGTCTAAGGTTTTTCCAGAATGTCAAGAGCCAGAGAAAATAAGAATCTTGGATCCTGGAAGTGATGTTGTGTTGAAATGGAATAGGATTTTCTTGTGTTCTTGTTTGGTGGCACTCTTTGTGGATCCCTTGTTTTTCTATCTTCCTTCTGTGCTGAATCAGGGCTCTGGCACTTCTTCATGTATGCATATAGACCTGAATTTGGGGATAATTGTGACCTGTTTTAGGACATTGGCTGATGTGCTGTATCTGCTGCATGTGCTTATCAAGTTTAGGACAGCTTATGTTTCTCCTAGATCAAGGGTTTTTGGCAAGGGTGAACTTGTCATGGATCTTGATCAGATTGCAAAGAGGTATTTGAGGTCCGAGTTCTTCATCGATGCGATTGCAGCATTGCCTCTTCCTCAG ATTGTGATATGGACGATATTACCAGCAATCAGAAGCTCCCATGCTGATCATACGAACAATGCGTTGATACTGATTGTCCTGCTGCAGTACGTCCCGAGACTGTATCTGATCTTCCCCTTGAGTTCTCAAATCATCAAAGCTACTGGAGTAGTCACAAAGACAGCCTGGGCCGGTGCTGCATACAATTTGCTACTCTACATGCTTGCAAGTCAT GTGCTGGGAGCTTCCTGGTACGTGCTGTCTATTCAACGACATGCTACATGTTGGAAGTCAGCTTGCACAGTCGAAATGAATACCACCAGTTGTTCTCTTGGCTTTCTGGATTGTAGTGCTTTGTACCACAGTGACAGAGTGAAATGGGTGAATAGCACGCACGTCTTCAGAAGATGCAATCCCGGTGATACTACCTACTTTAACTATGGCATTTTTGGAAATGCTGTTGCGAACAACGTTGTCTCATCTGATTTTGTGGAGAAATACTTCTACTGCTTATGGTGGGGCTTACAGAACTTGAG TTCGTATGGCCAGACATTGGCAACGAGCACGTTTATTGGTGAAACTCTGTTTGCTATACTCATTGCTATCTTTGGGCTTGTTCTGTTCGCTCATTTGATTGGAAATATGCAG ACCTATCTGCAATCGATCACTGTGAGGCTCGAGGAGTGGAGGCTTAAGCGAAGAGACACTGAGGAATGGATGAGGCATCGTCAACTACCACAAGATCTGCAGCAACGCATCAGGCGTTTTACACAGTACAAATGGCTAGCCACAAGGGGAGTTAACGAGGAATCCATCCTGCGTGGCTTGCCCACTGATCTCTGTCGTGACATCCAACGCCACCTCTGTTTAGACCTTGTTCGACGT GTACCATTTTTCTCACAGATGGACAGTCAACTTCTAGACGCCATATGTGAGCGCCTAGTGTCGTCTTTAAGCACCCAGGGGACCTACATTGTTCGTGAAGGCGATCCTGTGACGGAGATGCTCTTCATTATCAGAGGGACGTTGGAGAGCTCAACCACCAACGGAGGGCGGACAGGATTCTTCAACTCGACCATATTGAGGCCGGGTGATTTCTGTGGGGAGGAGCTGCTTTCATGGGCTTTGCTGCCAAGGTCTACCCTAAACTTGCCCTCTTCGACTAGAACGGTTAGATCCTTTACCGAAGTGGAGGCGTTCGTGCTGAGAGCAGAGGACCTCAAGTTTGTTGCGAATCAGTTCAGACGTCTTCACAGCAAGAAACTGCAGCACACGTTCCGTTACTACTCCCACCACTGGAGGACGTGGGCAGCCTGCTTCATTCAGGTGGCCTGGCGACGACACAAGAAGAGAACCACCGCGAAGAGCCTAAGCATGAAAGAGTCCTTCTGTGTATCCGATGAGGGACATTATTCACATGATGAAAACGACAAAGAGGAGGATGAATCCGCTGCCTGCATCCTGTCTCAGCCAGCAATGCAGAGCCTTGGAGTAACGATACTGGCTTCTAGATTTGCTGCCAACACGAGGAGAGGAGCGCTCAAGGCGAAGAACGTGCAATTGCCCAAGCTTCAGAAGCCCGAAGAGCCAGACTTCTCAGCCGATCCTGATGACGACTAG
- the LOC121791875 gene encoding probable cyclic nucleotide-gated ion channel 14 isoform X2 gives MDFKKQKQVRFQNEEKRNLDEKNGVHSLEKQLPVYKNSKTPWKSEGGYGEKGPKFGRSKVFPECQEPEKIRILDPGSDVVLKWNRIFLCSCLVALFVDPLFFYLPSVLNQGSGTSSCMHIDLNLGIIVTCFRTLADVLYLLHVLIKFRTAYVSPRSRVFGKGELVMDLDQIAKRYLRSEFFIDAIAALPLPQIVIWTILPAIRSSHADHTNNALILIVLLQYVPRLYLIFPLSSQIIKATGVVTKTAWAGAAYNLLLYMLASHVLGASWYVLSIQRHATCWKSACTVEMNTTSCSLGFLDCSALYHSDRVKWVNSTHVFRRCNPGDTTYFNYGIFGNAVANNVVSSDFVEKYFYCLWWGLQNLSSYGQTLATSTFIGETLFAILIAIFGLVLFAHLIGNMQTYLQSITVRLEEWRLKRRDTEEWMRHRQLPQDLQQRIRRFTQYKWLATRGVNEESILRGLPTDLCRDIQRHLCLDLVRRVPFFSQMDSQLLDAICERLVSSLSTQGTYIVREGDPVTEMLFIIRGTLESSTTNGGRTGFFNSTILRPGDFCGEELLSWALLPRSTLNLPSSTRTVRSFTEVEAFVLRAEDLKFVANQFRRLHSKKLQHTFRYYSHHWRTWAACFIQVAWRRHKKRTTAKSLSMKESFCVSDEGHYSHDENDKEEDESAACILSQPAMQSLGVTILASRFAANTRRGALKAKNVQLPKLQKPEEPDFSADPDDD, from the exons ATGGACTTCAAGAAACAGAAGCAAGTCAG GTTCCAGAATGAGGAAAAAAGGAATCTTGATGAGAAAAATGGGGTTCACAGCCTTGAAAAGCAACTACCTGTGTACAAAAACTCAAAAACCCCATGGAAATCTGAAGGTGGATATGGGGAAAAGGGTCCCAAATTTGGTAGGTCTAAGGTTTTTCCAGAATGTCAAGAGCCAGAGAAAATAAGAATCTTGGATCCTGGAAGTGATGTTGTGTTGAAATGGAATAGGATTTTCTTGTGTTCTTGTTTGGTGGCACTCTTTGTGGATCCCTTGTTTTTCTATCTTCCTTCTGTGCTGAATCAGGGCTCTGGCACTTCTTCATGTATGCATATAGACCTGAATTTGGGGATAATTGTGACCTGTTTTAGGACATTGGCTGATGTGCTGTATCTGCTGCATGTGCTTATCAAGTTTAGGACAGCTTATGTTTCTCCTAGATCAAGGGTTTTTGGCAAGGGTGAACTTGTCATGGATCTTGATCAGATTGCAAAGAGGTATTTGAGGTCCGAGTTCTTCATCGATGCGATTGCAGCATTGCCTCTTCCTCAG ATTGTGATATGGACGATATTACCAGCAATCAGAAGCTCCCATGCTGATCATACGAACAATGCGTTGATACTGATTGTCCTGCTGCAGTACGTCCCGAGACTGTATCTGATCTTCCCCTTGAGTTCTCAAATCATCAAAGCTACTGGAGTAGTCACAAAGACAGCCTGGGCCGGTGCTGCATACAATTTGCTACTCTACATGCTTGCAAGTCAT GTGCTGGGAGCTTCCTGGTACGTGCTGTCTATTCAACGACATGCTACATGTTGGAAGTCAGCTTGCACAGTCGAAATGAATACCACCAGTTGTTCTCTTGGCTTTCTGGATTGTAGTGCTTTGTACCACAGTGACAGAGTGAAATGGGTGAATAGCACGCACGTCTTCAGAAGATGCAATCCCGGTGATACTACCTACTTTAACTATGGCATTTTTGGAAATGCTGTTGCGAACAACGTTGTCTCATCTGATTTTGTGGAGAAATACTTCTACTGCTTATGGTGGGGCTTACAGAACTTGAG TTCGTATGGCCAGACATTGGCAACGAGCACGTTTATTGGTGAAACTCTGTTTGCTATACTCATTGCTATCTTTGGGCTTGTTCTGTTCGCTCATTTGATTGGAAATATGCAG ACCTATCTGCAATCGATCACTGTGAGGCTCGAGGAGTGGAGGCTTAAGCGAAGAGACACTGAGGAATGGATGAGGCATCGTCAACTACCACAAGATCTGCAGCAACGCATCAGGCGTTTTACACAGTACAAATGGCTAGCCACAAGGGGAGTTAACGAGGAATCCATCCTGCGTGGCTTGCCCACTGATCTCTGTCGTGACATCCAACGCCACCTCTGTTTAGACCTTGTTCGACGT GTACCATTTTTCTCACAGATGGACAGTCAACTTCTAGACGCCATATGTGAGCGCCTAGTGTCGTCTTTAAGCACCCAGGGGACCTACATTGTTCGTGAAGGCGATCCTGTGACGGAGATGCTCTTCATTATCAGAGGGACGTTGGAGAGCTCAACCACCAACGGAGGGCGGACAGGATTCTTCAACTCGACCATATTGAGGCCGGGTGATTTCTGTGGGGAGGAGCTGCTTTCATGGGCTTTGCTGCCAAGGTCTACCCTAAACTTGCCCTCTTCGACTAGAACGGTTAGATCCTTTACCGAAGTGGAGGCGTTCGTGCTGAGAGCAGAGGACCTCAAGTTTGTTGCGAATCAGTTCAGACGTCTTCACAGCAAGAAACTGCAGCACACGTTCCGTTACTACTCCCACCACTGGAGGACGTGGGCAGCCTGCTTCATTCAGGTGGCCTGGCGACGACACAAGAAGAGAACCACCGCGAAGAGCCTAAGCATGAAAGAGTCCTTCTGTGTATCCGATGAGGGACATTATTCACATGATGAAAACGACAAAGAGGAGGATGAATCCGCTGCCTGCATCCTGTCTCAGCCAGCAATGCAGAGCCTTGGAGTAACGATACTGGCTTCTAGATTTGCTGCCAACACGAGGAGAGGAGCGCTCAAGGCGAAGAACGTGCAATTGCCCAAGCTTCAGAAGCCCGAAGAGCCAGACTTCTCAGCCGATCCTGATGACGACTAG
- the LOC121791872 gene encoding probable xyloglucan glycosyltransferase 5 produces the protein MAPKLNLFEWCGKETPQGTPVIVKMENPSFSVVEIGGADAAFKPVEKSRLKNAKQVRWILLLKANRAAGFLAWLAAAAWGLLAAVRKRRGAAAATEKLGKGKLMLRVIKLLLFAALAALALEAAAHFKGFEKGMFQSIYAAWLELRRRYIAPFIQSLSMLCVALFMIQSLDRLILFLGCFYIKFKKIKPTIIENSFRSHDDYPMVLVQIPMCNEREVYEMSISAVCQLDWPKDRFLIQVLDDSDDEVIQCMVKNEVSRWRESGVNIVYRHRLVRTGYKAGNLNSAMSCDYVKDYEFVAIFDADFQPAPDFLKLTVPHFEGKPEVGLVQTRWAFVNKDENLLTRLQNINLCFHFEVEQQVNGAFLNFFGFNGTAGVWRIKALEDSGGWLDRTTVEDMDIAVRAHLNGWSFIYLNDVKVLCEVPESFETYRKQQHRWHSGPMQLFRLCLPAVLKSKISIWKKANLIFLFFLLRKLILPFYSFTLFCVVLPITMFIPEAELPMWIICYVPVLMTFINIFPAPKSLPFIAPYLLFENTMSVTKFSAMVSGLFQLGSSYEWIVTKKAGRSSETDLLATADRDTKPLIESNVSLLEEGKGKGVKKTNKIYRKELALAFLLLTAAVRSLMSAHGLHFYFLLFQGFTFLLVGLDLIGEQMS, from the exons ATGGCtccaaaattgaatcttttCGAGTGGTGTGGCAAAGAAACGCCGCAGGGAACTCCGGTGATCGTGAAAATGGAGAATCCCAGCTTCTCCGTCGTCGAGATCGGCGGCGCCGACGCCGCATTCAAGCCGGTGGAGAAGAGCCGCCTCAAGAACGCCAAGCAAGTGAGATGGATCCTCCTCCTCAAGGCCAACCGCGCCGCCGGCTTCTTAGCGTGGCTGGCCGCCGCCGCGTGGGGCCTCCTCGCCGCCGTGAGGAAGCGCCGAGGAGCCGCCGCCGCCACAGAGAAGCTCGGGAAGGGGAAGCTGATGCTGAGAGTGATCAAGCTGCTTCTCTTTGCTGCATTGGCGGCTTTAGCCTTGGAAGCCGCGGCTCACTTCAAAGGCTTCGAGAAAGGGATGTTCCAATCGATCTACGCGGCGTGGCTTGAGCTGCGCCGCCGCTACATCGCCCCTTTCATTCAGTCTCTCTCCATGCTGTGTGTGGCTCTCTTTATGATACAGTCTTTGGACCGTCTCATCCTCTTCCTCGGCTGCTTCTACATCAAGTTTAAGAAGATCAAGCCTACCATAATCGAAAACTCTTTTCGTTCCCACGATGATTATCCCATGGTTCTCGTGCAAATCCCAATGTGCAATGAGCGTGAG GTGTATGAGATGTCGATTTCTGCGGTGTGTCAGCTGGATTGGCCGAAAGATCGATTTTTGATTCAAGTTCTTGATGATTCCGATGATGAGGTGATCCAATGCATGGTCAAGAATGAGGTCTCCAGGTGGAGGGAGAGTGGTGTCAACATTGTCTATCGCCATCGCCTCGTTAGAACCGGCTACAAAGCCGGGAATCTCAACTCTGCCATGAGCTGTGACTATGTGAAGGATTATGAGTTCGTTGCGATTTTTGATGCGGATTTCCAGCCTGCCCCGGATTTCCTCAAGCTCACAGTCCCACATTTTgag GGGAAGCCGGAGGTAGGGCTGGTGCAGACGCGTTGGGCGTTTGTGAACAAGGACGAGAACTTGCTGACTCGGCTGCAGAACATCAATTTATGCTTCCATTTTGAGGTGGAGCAGCAGGTGAATGGCGCGTTCTTGAACTTCTTCGGGTTCAATGGGACGGCTGGGGTTTGGAGGATCAAGGCGTTGGAGGACTCCGGGGGCTGGCTCGACAGGACCACTGTTGAGGACATGGACATCGCTGTCCGGGCACATCTCAATGGCTGGAGCTTCATATACCTCAATGATGTCAAG GTTCTGTGTGAGGTTCCCGAGTCGTTTGAGACATACCGGAAGCAGCAACATAGGTGGCATTCCGGGCCTATGCAGCTCTTCCGGTTGTGCCTCCCTGCTGTGCTGAAATCAAAG ATATCTATTTGGAAGAAGGCAAACTTGATATTCCTCTTCTTCCTATTGAGGAAGCTCATCCTCCCATTCTATTCATTCACACTGTTCTGCGTCGTTTTGCCTATAACGATGTTTATCCCCGAGGCCGAGCTGCCTATGTGGATCATCTGCTACGTGCCTGTGCTCATGACGTTCATCAACATATTCCCCGCTCCAAAATCCCTCCCCTTCATCGCCCCATACCTCCTCTTCGAGAACACCATGTCCGTGACCAAGTTCAGTGCCATGGTCTCGGGGCTGTTCCAGCTAGGCAGCTCGTACGAGTGGATTGTCACCAAGAAGGCCGGGAGGTCCTCAGAGACGGACCTGCTGGCTACAGCGGATAGGGACACAAAACCACTGATCGAGAGCAATGTGAGCCTTTTGGAGGAGGGAAAGGGGAAAGGTGTCAAGAAAACTAACAAGATTTACAGAAAAGAGTTGGCTCTTGCTTTCCTGCTGCTCACAGCTGCAGTTAGAAGCCTCATGTCAGCTCATGGACTCCACTTCTACTTCCTCCTCTTCCAAGGCTTCACTTTCCTCCTCGTCGGCCTTGATTTGATCGGAGAGCAAATGAGCTAG